One window from the genome of Micromonospora aurantiaca ATCC 27029 encodes:
- a CDS encoding ATP-binding cassette domain-containing protein, producing MSKATTGLHHADSHDIIRVHGARENNLRNVDVEIPKRRLTVFTGVSGSGKSSLVFGTIAAESQRLINETYSAFVQGFMPTLSRPEVDILEGLTTAIIVDQERMGADPRSTVGTATDVNAMLRILFSRLGDPHIGPPNAYSFNVPSVRAAGAITVDRGPGKTQTKKGTFNRLGGMCPRCEGRGAVTDFDLTVLYDEKLSLNEGAITIPGYSMDGWYSRTFRSSGLFDPDKPIRDYTRRELDDLLYKEPTKIKVDGINVTYTGLIPAISKSMLAKDVDAMQPHIRAFVERAVTFTTCPDCDGTRLAPEARSSKINGINIADACAMQISDLATWVRDLHQPSVGPLLKALGDTLDSFVEIGLGYLSLDRPAGTLSGGEAQRTKMIRHLGSSLTDVTYVFDEPTIGLHPHDIARMNNLLLQLRDKGNTVLVVEHKPETIAIADHVVDLGPGAGTAGGTICYEGTVAGLRASDTTTGRHLDDRATLKDKLRTPTGTLPIRSARTHNLRDVDVDIPLGVLVVVTGVAGSGKSSLIHGSLAKREDVVSVDQTAIRGSRRSNPATYTGLLDPIRKAFAKANGVKPALFSANSEGACPTCNGAGVIYTDLGMMAGVASTCEDCEGKRFQPAVLDYHLGGRDISEVLAMSVDEAETFFSDGEARTPAAHTILDRLADVGLGYLTLGQPLTTLSGGERQRLKLATRMGDKGGVYVLDEPTTGLHLADVAQLLGLLDRLVDTGKSVIVIEHHQAVMAHADWIIDLGPGAGHDGGRIVYEGTPADLVAARSTLTGEHLADYVGA from the coding sequence ATGAGCAAGGCCACCACCGGCCTGCACCACGCCGACAGCCACGACATCATCCGCGTCCACGGCGCCCGCGAGAACAACCTGCGCAACGTCGACGTCGAGATACCCAAACGCCGCCTCACCGTGTTCACCGGCGTCTCCGGCTCCGGCAAGAGCTCACTGGTCTTCGGCACCATCGCCGCCGAGTCCCAGCGCCTCATCAACGAGACCTACAGCGCCTTCGTCCAGGGCTTCATGCCCACCCTGTCCCGCCCCGAGGTCGACATCCTCGAAGGCCTCACCACCGCCATCATCGTCGACCAGGAACGCATGGGCGCCGACCCCCGCTCCACGGTCGGCACCGCCACCGACGTCAACGCCATGCTGCGCATCCTGTTCAGCCGCCTCGGCGACCCCCACATCGGCCCACCCAACGCCTACTCCTTCAACGTCCCCTCCGTACGCGCCGCCGGCGCCATCACCGTCGACCGCGGCCCCGGCAAGACCCAGACCAAGAAGGGCACCTTCAACCGCCTCGGCGGCATGTGCCCCCGCTGCGAGGGCCGCGGCGCCGTCACCGACTTCGACCTCACCGTCCTCTACGACGAGAAGCTCTCCCTCAACGAGGGCGCCATCACCATCCCCGGCTACAGCATGGACGGCTGGTACAGCCGCACCTTCCGCTCCAGCGGCCTGTTCGACCCCGACAAGCCCATCCGCGACTACACCAGACGCGAACTCGACGACCTGCTCTACAAGGAGCCCACGAAGATCAAGGTCGACGGCATCAACGTCACCTACACCGGCCTCATCCCCGCCATCAGCAAGTCGATGCTCGCCAAGGACGTCGACGCCATGCAGCCCCACATCCGCGCCTTCGTCGAACGCGCCGTCACGTTCACCACCTGCCCCGACTGCGACGGCACCCGGCTCGCCCCCGAAGCCCGCTCCTCGAAGATCAACGGCATCAACATCGCCGACGCCTGCGCCATGCAGATCAGCGACCTCGCCACCTGGGTACGCGACCTGCACCAACCCTCCGTCGGCCCGCTGCTCAAGGCACTGGGGGACACCCTCGACTCCTTCGTCGAGATCGGCCTCGGCTACCTCAGCCTCGACCGCCCCGCCGGCACCCTCTCCGGCGGCGAGGCCCAGCGCACCAAGATGATCCGCCACCTCGGCTCGTCCCTCACCGACGTCACCTACGTCTTCGACGAACCCACAATCGGCCTGCACCCGCACGACATCGCCCGCATGAACAACCTCCTGCTCCAACTCCGCGACAAGGGCAACACCGTCCTCGTCGTCGAACACAAACCCGAGACCATCGCCATCGCCGACCACGTCGTCGACCTCGGCCCCGGCGCCGGCACCGCCGGCGGCACCATCTGCTACGAAGGCACAGTCGCCGGCCTGCGCGCCAGCGACACCACCACCGGCCGCCACCTCGACGACCGCGCCACCCTCAAGGACAAGCTGCGTACGCCCACCGGCACCCTGCCGATCCGCAGCGCCCGCACCCACAACCTGCGCGACGTCGACGTCGACATCCCCCTGGGCGTCCTGGTCGTCGTCACCGGCGTCGCCGGCTCCGGCAAGAGCAGCCTCATCCACGGCTCACTGGCCAAACGCGAGGACGTCGTCAGCGTCGACCAGACCGCCATCCGCGGCTCCCGCCGCAGCAACCCCGCCACCTACACCGGCCTGCTCGACCCCATCCGCAAGGCCTTCGCCAAGGCCAACGGCGTCAAACCCGCCCTGTTCAGCGCCAACTCCGAAGGCGCCTGCCCGACCTGCAACGGCGCCGGCGTCATCTACACCGACCTCGGCATGATGGCCGGCGTCGCCAGCACCTGCGAGGACTGCGAAGGCAAGCGCTTCCAGCCCGCCGTCCTCGACTACCACCTCGGCGGACGCGACATCAGCGAGGTCCTCGCCATGTCCGTCGACGAAGCCGAGACGTTCTTCAGCGACGGCGAGGCCCGCACCCCGGCCGCCCACACCATCCTCGACCGGCTCGCCGACGTCGGCCTCGGCTACCTCACGCTCGGTCAGCCCCTCACCACGCTGTCCGGCGGCGAACGGCAGCGGCTCAAGCTCGCCACCCGGATGGGGGACAAGGGCGGCGTGTACGTCCTCGACGAACCCACCACCGGCCTGCACCTGGCCGACGTCGCCCAACTGCTCGGCCTGCTCGACCGGCTCGTCGACACGGGGAAGTCCGTCATCGTGATCGAGCACCACCAGGCCGTCATGGCGCACGCCGACTGGATCATCGACCTCGGTCCGGGCGCCGGACACGACGGCGGCCGGATCGTTTACGAGGGCACCCCGGCGGATCTCGTGGCGGCCCGGTCGACGCTCACGGGCGAACACCTGGCCGACTACGTCGGCGCCTGA